DNA from Mycobacterium bourgelatii:
ACCTCCCGCTGGATGCACCGAAACATCTGCGTAACTTTCGCCAACGCCGCAGCGATGCTGGCACTGGTGCTTACGGGATGTTCACCTGACGAGGCAAAGAATTCCTCGTCCACTGCCCCCTCAAACGCGCCGGCGCCCACGAGTGTGCCCGCCGCGCCGCCCGCCACTGCCCTGCCCGCCCCCGAGGTGTTGACCGACGTGCTGTCGCGGCTCGCCGATCCGGCAGTGCCGGGCGTCGACAAGTTGGGTCTGGTCGAAGGCTCCAATCAAGAAACCGCCGCCGCTCTGGACAGGTTCACCACTGCCGCGCGCGACGGCGGCTATCTACCCATGACTTTCGTGGCCAAAGACATCGTGTGGTCGGACAAGAATCCGTCCGACGTGCTAGCGACGGTCGTCGTCACGACCGCGAACCCGGAGCGTCGCGAGTTCACTTTCCCGATGGAGTTCACGCGCGTCCAAGGCGGCTGGCAGCTGTCCAAGCGAACCGCGGAGACGCTGCTGGCGCTGCAGAAATCGGGGACTTCGACGGCGTCGGCCAGCCCATCGCCGACGCCTGTCAGCCCGGTGCCCCCTGCGTCCAGCTCAGAGTCCAGTCCTGCTCCCGCCCCTTCGCCGTCGCAGACACCGCCGGGCTGAACCCAGGATGTGGATCGGCTGGCTCGAGTTCGACGTGCTGCTCGGGGACGTGCGTTCGCTCAAGCAGAAGCGCTCGGTGATCCGTCCGGTGGTCGCGGAGTTGCGGCGCAAGTTCAGCGTCTCCGCCGCGGAGACGGGTTCGAACGAGCTGTACCGCCGGGCGGGCATCGGCGTATCGGTGGTGGCCGGCGATCGTGGGCACGTGGTGGAGGTGCTCGACGCGGCCGAGCGTCTGGTGGCCGCACATCCGGAGTTCGAGTTGCTGTCGGCGCGGCGGAGTTTGCTGCGCAGCGACGATGACTAGTCCCGTTAGCCCACAGTGAGCTTGAGCACCCGATGGCTGTCATCGGTGACGTAGACGGCGCCGGCGTTGTCGACCGCTATATTGCTGGGGTTGTAGAGACCGTCGAACGGCAGTTCGAGTGGGACAGAAGAGTTGGCTGACAACTTAAACACCCGCTGATTAACCCCCCCAGAGATGAAGTAGATGCGGTCGCCGGTATCGACCGCCATCGAAATGGCGCTGGGAGCGGGAGTCACGTCAACTGCGGTTGAGGCACCGCGCGGAAGCTGGAACAACCGAGCATCTAGATCGGTGACGTAGACGGCACCGGCGGTGTCGACCGCCACGGAGACCGGCTTGTTGAGGTCCCAAAAGGGCAATTCGACTGGGGTGCCTGATACCAGCTTGAGCACTCGATTCTTGCCGGACTCAGCAACATAGACTGCACCGGCGGTATCGACCGCCAAACCCCACGGGTTGTCGAGACCGCCGAAGGGCAGTTCGATTGCAGTCCTGGCTCCGGCCGGAAGCCTATACACACGACTGTCGCAGATTGCATAGACGGCGCCCTTCGTATCGACTGCCACTCCCCGAAAGTCGCCGCCGGGGAAAGGCAATTTCACTGGACCGTTGGTTCCGGCTGACAACTTGAATACACCGCTATTGTCGGAGCAGGCGATGTACACCGCTCCGGCGGTATCGACCGCCAGGCCCCGACCCAAGTCGTTAGCGCACTTGATTGGCAGCGCGACTTGACCCTGACTGTTGCCTGTGCTGCCGGTGCTCCCGACCGTGCTCCAAATTCCGACAGTGATGGCTACGGCGACGATCATGACCGCAAGGATGATGACGACCTTGCGCCGCCACCACGGCGGGTTGTCGCCTGGTGGCTCTGCTTCCGGTGGCTTATCAAGCACCGGCGCGCGTGAGACGGGGACGGTGTGGATTTGGGGGGCCGGTGGAACGGGGCGGGGCCGGGCCCGCGTTTGGTACGGCGCGGGGGGCCTTGGGGCCGGTGCTGTGGCGGTCGGCGGGGACGCTGGTGCTCTGCGTGGCGGAGGCTGAAGGGCGGGTTCCGGCCGAGCAACGGGACCCGGCGCAGTCGGTACAGCGATGGCCTCGCGGGCCGCGCGGGCCAACTCTTTGGTCGTGGCATAGCGCTGATCGGGATCCTTGGCCATGCCCGCTGCGATGACGGCATCCAACTGCGCGGGAACCCCCGCCCGCAGCTGCGAGGGTCGCGGCGGCGGACTGGTCAAATGGGCCGATATCTGCTGCTCGAGACTGCTGGCTGGATACGGCTGTTGGCCGGTCAGGCATTCATGAAGCACGCACGCCAAGGCGTAGACATCGGAACGAGGGTCCAACTGTCCAGCCGAGATGCGTTCTGGGGCCAAGTACGCCCAGGTGCCGATGATGTTGCCCGTGCCAGTCAGGCCCGTTTCATCGGTACTGCGTGCGATACCGAAGTCGATGAGGTACGCGAAGTCCTCATCGTCCAGCAGCACGTTGGAGGGTTTGACGTCGCGGTGTACCAACCCGATCCGGTGCGCGGCATGCAGCGCCGAAGCTACCTGCTCGACGATGGCGACGGCTCGCGCCGACTCTAACGGACCCTGCCGCAGAACTTCCTGCAGATCCCGACCCTCGACCAACCGCATATCCACATACAGACGCCCGTCGATCTCCCCGAAATGGTGAATCGGAATGACATGCGGATTGTTCAACCCCGCCGCCGCGTTAGCCTCACGGCGGAACCGCTCCCCAAACATCGGATCCACCGCAAGCTGCGCCGGCAGCACCTTGACCGCCACCACCCGATTGGTCTCGGTGTCGAACGCGCGCCAGACCTCCCCCATCCCGCCGCGACCCAACAACTCCAACAACCGATAGCGCCCGAAAGGCGTGCCCTCGGTGGAGTTCAAGCTATCCGTCCCTTCCCGGGCGCTTGCGACCTAGTGGCGCCGGGGCAACGGCGCCGGGCGCCAACCGTCGTGCCGTCACCAAGAACGCGGTGTGCCCGCGCATGGAATGTTGCGGCCGGACCGCCAGCCCGACCACGTTCCAGCCGCGCTGGAGCGTTTCCCATGAGCGCGGTTCTGTCCAGCACTGCTGCGCCCGCATCGCCTCCACGACCTTGGACAGTTGCGTGACGGTGGCAACGTAGACCACCAGCACACCGCCGGCGATCACCAGTCGGGCGACCGAGTCCAGGACGTCCCACGGAGCCAGCATGTCGAGCACCGCGCGGTCGATGCAGCCGTCGGGCAATTCGGAGCCGGCGACGTCGCCGATGATCAACTGCCAGTTGTCCGGGACCCGGCCCTGTGCGCCGTGGAAGTTGGCGACGTTGCGGCTGGCGTGTTCGGCGTGGTCGGCTCGCTGTTCGTAGGAGATCACGGTGCCCTGCGGGCCGACGGCCCGCAGCAGCCAGCACGTCAACGCACCCGATCCGGCGCCCGCTTCCAGGACCCGGGCCCCGGGAAAGATATCTCCCTCATGCACGATTTGCGCCGCGTCCTTGGGATATATCACCTGCGGCCCGCGCGGCATCGACATGATGTAGTCGACCAGCAGCGGCCGCAGCACCAGGAACAGGGCGCCGTTGCTGGATTTGACGACGCTGCCTTCGTCCTGCCCGATGATCGCGTCGTGGGCGATCGAGCCGCGATGGGTGTGGAACTCCGCGCCAGGCGCGAGTGCCATCGTGTAGTGGCGGCCCTTGGCGTCGGTGAGTTGGACGCGCTCTCCCACGGTGAACGGGCCGGTTGCTGACACGTCGTCTAGCGTGCCAGCAGACTCGCCGCAATTTGTGCTCGGGGTTGTCGGTGTGCCGACCTAGGCTGCGAATATGACCGAACAGCTGGTGGCGCCTGAGCCGGCTGATCGTGTGCACCGGCCGGCGCTGTCGCCGTCGCGGGCGGCGGACTTCAAGCAATGCCCACTGCTGTACCGGTTCCGGGCCATCGACCGGTTGCCTGAGGCGCCGTCGGCGGCGCAGCTCCGGGGTTCGTTGGTGCACGCCGCCCTCGAGCAGCTCTACGGCCTGCCCGCCGTGCAGCGCGGCCCGGACACCGCGCGGTCACTGGTGGCGTCGGCCTGGGAGCAGGTGATCGCTGCCGAACCTGAGCGGGCGGCCGACTTCGACCCCGAGCAACGCGCTCAGCTACTCGACGACGCGCGCGCGTTGCTCTCCGGTTATTACCGCCTGGAAGACCCGACGCGGTTCGACCCGCAGAGCTGCGAACAGCGGGTCGAGGTCGAACTGGCCGACGGCACGCTCCTGCGCGGCTATATCGACCGCATCGACGTCGCGGCCACCGGCGAACTTCGCGTGGTCGACTACAAGACCGGCAAGGCCCCACCCGCGGCGCGGGCCCTCGCCGAGTTCAAGGCGATGTTCCAGATGAAGTTCTACGCGGTGGCGCTGTTCCGTTCGCGCGGTGTGCTGCCCGCTCGGTTGCGGCTTATCTATCTGGCCGACGGCCAGGTGCTGGACTACTCGCCGGATCGTGACGAGTTGCTGCGTTTCGAGAAGACGTTGATGGCGATCTGGCGCGCGATCCAATCAGCCGGTGCGACAGGCGATTTCCGCCCCAGCCCGTCGCGGCTGTGTGATTGGTGCTCGCACCAACAGCACTGCCCGGCCTTCGGGGGGACACCCCCGCCGTACCCAGGTTGGCCGGAACTCCAACCCGCCGAAACGGCTTCGTGCCCGGCGTGAAAGGTTGCTACTACCGGCGCCTCGGCACCGATGGTGATTACCAGATATTCGATTCCACCGACTACACCCGAAGCAATTGGGACCCCGAAATCCAGTACGGCTCACCGCCATTGGCGCTGCTGACCAAGCTCATCGAGGAGCTCTCGGCGGATTCCGGTCTGCGCGTGGGGCGACTCGGGCTAGATATCCTCGGGGCCATTCCGGTGCGTCCGGTACGCGTGCGGGCCTGGGTGGAGCGTCCGGGTTCGCGCGTCTGCATGATGGTCGGCGAAATGTCGGCCGACCGCGTGGTGGCGCGGGTGACGGCCTGGCTCATCGCGATTAGCGACACCACCGACGCGGCCAGCGACCGCTATCCCCCACTGGCCGAAGGACCGGCGCAGCCGTTGCCCGCAACGTTTCTGGGCATCGGGGGTTATTTCGACGCACTGCACTGGCGCCCGCAACAGGCCGACGGGGCAGCCGCGGTTTCGTGGTTCAGCCCCCTGGCCCACATCGTCGACACCGATCCGACGACGGCACTGCAGCGGCTTGCCGCCGTGGTCGACTGCGCCAATGGTGTCGGCGCCGTTTTGGATCCCAGAGAGTTTTTCTTCATGAACACCGACACCGTCGTGCACCTGCACCGCCTGCCGACGGGTTCCGATTTCGCGTTGCGGGCTCGCGCGTCGGTAGGGCCAGACGGGGTCGGCGTGACCACGGGACAGGTCTTCGACAGGGACGGGTTCATCGGTACGTCCGCGCAGCCGCTGCTGGTGCAGCGCAGGTGACCGTTCGCGGTCGCCGTCCGTGGGGTCGCCGAAAGTGGGGCATATGGCCCGCGAGTTCAAGATGTGGGTGCGTAGGCCTCCCGCTCGACGAACTAGTCGAGCGGCGAAAGCTCCTGCAGCACAGTCGGAATGAGCTCGCTGACCGTGGGGTGAATGTGCATCGTGCGGGACAGGGTGGTGTAGGGCGCCTTGGCGGACATCACATCCAGGATGCAGTGAATGGCCTCGTCACCGCCCACGCCGAAGACGGCCGCGCCCAGGATCTGGTGGGAGTCGGCGTCGACCACGACCTTCATAAATCCTTGCGTCTCACCCTTTTCCACCGCCCTGCCGACCCGGGTCATCGGCCGCTTGCCCACCAGCGCCCTGCGGCCCGACTTGCGCACCTCGTCGACGGTCAACCCGGCGCGCCCCAGCGGCGGGTCGATATAGAGCGCGTGGGTAGGAATGCGGTCGCTGACCCGGCGCGGATCGTCATCGAGCAGGTTGGCGGCCACTATTTCGAAGTCGTTGTACGAGGTGTGGGTGAAGGCGCCCCGGCCGTTGCAGTCGCCCATGGCCCAGATGTGGTCGACGCTGGTCTTGAGCTGATCGTCTACCAGGATGTGGCCCTGGTCATCGGTCTGCACACCGGCCGCCGCCAGATTCAGGTCGTCGGTGTTGGGTCGGCGACCTACCGCCAACAGTAGATGGCTGCCGCGGACCGGATTCGCGCCGGCGCTCGGAGTAAGCTCAAAACTGCTGCCTTGTTTGGTGATTCGTATATCGTCGGCATTCGTGACTACGTCGATCCCCTCGCCCTGCAGGATCTCCTTGATGGTGGCCGAGGTGTCTTCGTCCTCGCGCGACGCCAGTCGCGGGCCACGCTGCACGACGGTCACGGCGGCCCCGAAACGGCGATACATCTGGGCGAATTCCAGCCCGATGTAGCTGCCGCCGATGATGACGAGGTGCTGAGGCACCGTGTCGAGTTCGAGAATCGACACGTTGGTCAGGTATTCGACATCGTCGAGACCCGGAATGTCCGGAATGACGGCACGCCCGCCGACATTGAGGAAAATCCGCTCGGCGTGCAGGATTTCGTCGTTGACGCGCAGGGTGTGGGGGTCTTCGAAGCGCGCATGTCCGCGATAAAGGGTGCAGCCGTCCATGCCTTCCAGCCAGCCCTCGACCCCGGCGCGGTCCTTGAGCATAATGCCGTCCTTGCGGGCCTTGACCTTCGCCATGTCCACGCTGATCTCGCCGGTCCCCACGCCGTATTCCGCGCCGCGGCGGGCCAAGTGGGCGGCATGCGCGCTGGCCACCAGCGTCTTGGTGGGGATGCATCCGGTGTTCACGCACGTGCCGCCGACGTGTTTGCGCTCGATGACGGCGACCCGCTGCCCGGCCGCCGTCAGGCGACCCGCAAGTGGTGGCCCGGCTTGGCCGGCGCCGACGACGATCGCGTCGAAATGCTGCGTCACAGGGCGTCGGGAACCATGGCGGCCGCCGCGGCGACGATACCGAAACCGCCGAGCACCGCCACCGAATCCTCCAGCAGTGCGATCGGCAGGTCATTGCCACCGTTCTTAGCTACCAACGCCTTTCGCGCCTGGTACCCACCCAAGGTGCCCAGCACCGCGCCGATGACACCGGCGCCCAGCGAACTCCACTTGTAATGCCAGGCGGTGCCTAAGATCGCACCGGCCAACCCGCCCATGATGAGTCGGACCGCGAAGACCGGTGTCGCGGTACGCGGCGGCGTCTTGGGAAGCTTGTCATTAATTAATTCGCCGACGGCAAGGACGCTGAAGATCACCGCCGCCACCAGGCTCGCGGCCCATGCTGCCCACGTTCCGTGCAAACCGATCCAGCCGAGATACGCCGCCCAGGCGACGACTGTGGGGGCCGTCAATGAACGCAACCCGGCGACCACACCGAGTAGGAGGGCAAGGAGCAGAACGAGTACGTGCGTCACAGGGGCCTCCTGGCACCGAACAGGATGATTAGGGACGCTAACACAGTGACGTCCGAATCACCTGCTCAGAAGTCGTTCAGAAGCGGCAGAACCTTATGTCGGAAGCCAGGATCGCCTTGGCGCCGATGACGGCGAGTTCGTCCATGAGGCTGTTGATGTCGCGGCGAGGCACCAGGGCCCGAACAGCGACCCAGTCCGGGTCGGCCAGTGGGGCGATGGTCGGGGACTCCAGTCCCGGGGTGATCGCCGTGGCCCGGTCCAACGCGGTGCGCGGGCAGTCGTAGTCAAGCATCAGATACTGCTGGCCGAACACCACGCCCTGCACCCGAGCGACCAATTGCTCACGTGCACGGCTGGTTTGGCTATCGGCGTGGGCCCGCTCGATGAGCACTGCCTCCGAATCACACAGTGGCTCACCGAAAGCTACCAAATTGTGCAGGCTCAGCGTGCGGCCCGACCCCACCACGTCGGCGATGGCGTCGGCAACCCCGAGTTGCACCGAGATCTCGACCGCCCCGTCAAGCCTGATGACCGTCGCATCAATACCCTTGGCGGCCAAGTCTTTCCGAACCAAATTCGGGTATGCCGTGGCGATCCGCTTACCGGCGAGGTCGGCCACGGTCCAGTCGCGTCCCGCCGGCGCCGCGTACCGGAACTTCGACGAGCCGAAGCCCAGCGCCAGACATTCCTGCACCGGCGCGTCGGAATCCAGCGCCAGATCGCGTCCGGTGATACCGAAGTCAAGATCGCCGGAACCGACATAGATGGCGATGTCCTTGGGCCGCAGGAAGAAGAATTCGACGTTGTTGGCGGGATCGATGACGGTCAGATCTTTGGGATCGGTGCGTCGGCGGTAGCCGGCTTCGGACAGGATCTCGGTGGCCGGCTCGCTCAGCGCCCCCTTGTTGGGCACCGCAATTCGCAGCATATTCACAGTTTCCGATACACGTCTTCGAGGGTCAGGCCACGGGAAATCATCAGGACCTGCGTCCAGTAGAGCAGTTGGCTGATCTCCTCGGCCAGGGCTTCGTTGGGTTCGTGCTCAGCCGCCAGCCACACCTCACCGGCTTCTTCCAGGATCTTCTTACCCAGCGTGTGTACCCCGGCGTCGAGCGCGGCGACGGTGCCGCTGCCAGCGGGCCGGGTGCGGGCACGCTCGCCGAGTTCGGCGAACAGATCCTCGAAGGTCTTCACGGCCAGCGATTGTTTCACGTGCCCTCCAGCGAAGTCACTTTGGTTTCCGGGAAGCTCGTCCGCGAGGGCGCGCAGATGTACGCCTTCGACGGCGTGTCGGCGTACAAACACGGTCGCTCGCGGCAGAGAAGAAGGCTCAGTCCTCGGGGTTGTAGCCCAGGTTGGAGCTGAGCCAGCGCTCGGCCTCCTGCAGGGTCCAGCCCTTGCGCCGCGCGTAGTCGGCGACCTGGTCCTGGGCCAGCCGGCCGACCACGAAGTACTGCGACTGCGGGTGCGAGAAATACCAGCCGCTGACGGCGGCACCGGGCCACATCGCCATCGACTCGGTCAGCTCGATCCCCGTCCGCTCCCTAACGTCCATCAACTTCCACAGCGTGACCTTCTCGGTGTGCTCCGGGCAGGCCGGGTAGCCGGGGGCCGGGCGGATTCCGACGTACTTCTCACCGATGAGCGCCTCGTTGTCCAGTTGCTCCTCGGGCTGGTAGCCCCAGAACTCCTTGCGGACCCGTTCGTGCATCCGCTCGGCGAACGCCTCGGCCAGCCGGTCGGCGATCGATTCCAGCAGGATGGCACTGTAGTCGTCGAGGGCCGCCTTGAACTCCGCGATCTTCTCCTGGCTGCCGAGCCCGGCGGTGACGGCGAACGCGCCGACGTAGTCGGCCAGCCCAGTGTCCTTGGGGGCGATGAAGTCGCCCAGCGACCGGTTCGGGATGCCCTCGCGGTGCTCGCCCTGCTGGCGCAGGTTGTGCAGCGTCGCCAGCACCTCGGTGCGGGTGTCGTCGGTGTACACCTCGACGTCGTCACCGACTGCGTTGGCCGGGAAGAACCCGATCACCGCGTTGGCGGTCAGCCACTTCTCCTTGATCAGGGTGTCGAGCATCTCCTGGGCGTCGTCGTACAGCTTGCGAGCGGCCTCACCCGTGGCCGGGTTGTTGAGGATGTCGGGGAACCTGCCCTTCATCTCCCAGGCGTTGAAGAACGGCTGCCAGTCGATGTACTCGCGCAACTCGGCGAGGTCGTAATCCTGAAAGTCCCGTACTCCCACACCTATCGCCGGCACCGGCGGCGTGTAGTTGTCCCAGTCGATCGGCGTCCGGTTCGCGCGGGCCTTTTCCAGCGTCAGCATCGGCCGCTCGTTCTTCTGGGCGTGCCGTTCGCGCAGCGACGCGTAATCCTTCTCGGTCGCCTCCAACAGACCCGGACGCTGTTTGTCGTCGAGGAGTGCGGCCGCCACCGGCACCGAGCGGGACGCATCCTTGACCCAGACCACCGGACCGCTCCGACGCGGCGCCACCTTCACGGCCGTGTGCGCGCGCGAGGTGGTGGCGCCACCGATCAACAACGGGATCTCCAGCCCGCGGCGTTCCATCTCGACAGCGAAGTTGACCATCTCGTCCAGGGACGGGGTGATCAGGCCGGACAGCCCGATGATGTCGGCGTCGTGCTCTTCCGCGGCGGCCAGGATCTTCTCGGCGGGCACCATCACACCGAGGTCGATCACTTCAAAGTTGTTGCACTGCAGCACGACCCCGACGATGTTCTTGCCGATGTCGTGGACGTCGCCCTTCACGGTCGCCATGATGATGGTGCCGTTGGTGTCCTTCCCCGCAGCAGCGCCGGACTCTGCCTTCTCCGCCTCGATGAACGGCAGCAGGTAGGCCACAGCCTTCTTCATCACCCGGGCGGACTTCACCACCTGGGGCAGGAACATCTTGCCCGAGCCGAACAGGTCGCCGACGACGTTCATGCCGTCCATCAGCGGGCCCTCGATCACCTCGATCGGGCGACCACCGGCGGCGGCGATCTCGGCCCGAAGTTCCTCGGTGTCCTCGTCGACGTGGGCGTCGATGCCCTTGACCAGTGCGTGCGTGATCCGCTCGCGCACCGGGAGGGAGCGCCACTCGGCCGCCGCAGGGTCTTCGGACTTTTCCTTGCTGTTGAACCGTTCGGCGATCTCCAGCAGTCGCTCGGCGGCATCCGGGCGGCGGTTCAGGACGACGTCCTCGATCCGCTCCCGCAACTCCGGGTCGATCGAGTCGTAGGGCACCAGCGCACCGGCGTTGACGATGCCCATGTCCAGGCCGGCCTTGATGGCGTGGAACAGGAACACCGCGTGGATCGCCTCGCGAACGGGGTTGTTGCCCCGGAAGGAGAACGAGACGTTGGAGATGCCGCCGGAGATGTGCACCCCGGGCAGGTTCTCCTTGATCCAGGAGCAGGCATTGATGAAGTCGATGCCGTACGTCGCGTGCTCTTCGATGCCGGTGGCCAGTGCGAAGCAGTTCGGGTCGAAGATGATGTCCTCGGGCGGGAAGCCGACCTCTTCGGTCAGGATCCGGTAGGCGCGGCCGCAGATCTCCTTGCGCCGCTCCAGGTTGTCCGCCTGCCCCTGTTCGTCGAAGGCCATCACGACGACGGCGGCGCCGTACTTGCGGCACAGTCGGGCCTCGCGGATGAACTTCTCTTCGCCCTCCTTCATCGAGATGGAGTTGACGATCGGCTTGCCCTGCACGTTCTTCAGGCCGGCCTCGATGACCTCCCACTTGGAGGAGTCGATCATCACCGGGACGCGGCTGATGTCCGGTTCGGCCGCGATCAGCTTGGTGAACCGGTCCATGGCGGCGACGCCGTCGATCATGCCCTCGTCCATGTTGATGTCGATGACCTGTGCGCCGACCTCGACTTGCTGCAGGGCGACCGAGAGCGCGGTGTCGTAGTCCCCGGCCTTGATCAGGTTGCGGAACCGGGCGGAGCCGGTGATGTTGGTGCGCTCACCGATGTTCACGAAGAGGGAGTCGTCGGTGATGTTCAGCGGCTCGAGACCCGAGAGCCGGGTGGCCACCGGGACCTTCGGCACCTCGCGCGGGGGCTTGCCCTCGACGACCTTGGCGATCGCGGCGATGTGCGGCGGCGCCGTTCCGCAGCAACCACCGACCAGGTTGACCAGGCCGGCGTCGGCGAAGTCGGCGATGTAGCTGGCCTGACGGTCCGGGGACTCGTCGTACTCGCCGAAGGCGTTGGGCAGGCCGGCGTTCGGGTAGCAAGACACGAACGTGTCCGCGATCCGTGACATCTCGGCGATGTAGGGCCTCATCTCGGGCGCGCCCAGGGCGCAGTTGAGGCCGACCGCGATCGGATTTGCATGCCTGATCGAGTTCCAGAACGCCTCGGTGACCTGGCCGGACAAGGTCCGACCGGAGGCGTCGGTGATGGTGCCCGAGATGATCACCGGCCAGCGCCGTCCGCGCTCCTCGAACAGCGTCTCGACGGCGAACACCGCCGCCTTGGCGTTCAGCGAGTCGAAGATCGTCTCGATGATGAGGATGTCGGCACCCCCGTCGACCAGGCCGTTGGCGGCTTCGAGGTAGGCGGCGACCAGTTGGTCGTAGGAGACGTTGCGGGCTCCGGGGTCATTGACGTCCGGCGAGATCGACGCGGTTCGCGTCGTCGGGCCGATCGCGCCGGCGACATAACGGGGCTTCTCCGGGGTGCTGTACTCGTCGGCGGCCTTGCGGGCCAGGGCGGCGCCGGTGTAGTTCAGCTCGTAACTGAAATCCGCCATCTCGTAGTCGGAGAGCGAGATCGCGTTCGCGTTGAAGGTGTTGGTCTCCAGGATGTCGGCGCCCGCCTCGAGGTACTCGCGGTGGATCCCCTCGATGATCTGCGGTTGCGTCAGGTTGAGCAGGTCATTGTTGCCCTGAAGAGCGGTCGGCCACTCCGTGAACCGGTCGCCGCGGTAGCCGGCCTCGTCCGGCCGGTCCCGCTGGATCGCCGTGCCCATCGCGCCGTCGATCACCATGATCCGCTGGCGCAAAGCCGCGGTTAGTTCGTCGGTGCAGTCGGGGCGGATGTTCGGCGCGAAGTCTGACATGGCGGCGTTCACGTACGTTCCTTCCATAACGGAAGGCGTCCTTGACTCTTGCCGAGCGTGGCGGAACCGG
Protein-coding regions in this window:
- a CDS encoding DUF503 domain-containing protein, coding for MWIGWLEFDVLLGDVRSLKQKRSVIRPVVAELRRKFSVSAAETGSNELYRRAGIGVSVVAGDRGHVVEVLDAAERLVAAHPEFELLSARRSLLRSDDD
- a CDS encoding serine/threonine-protein kinase, whose translation is MNSTEGTPFGRYRLLELLGRGGMGEVWRAFDTETNRVVAVKVLPAQLAVDPMFGERFRREANAAAGLNNPHVIPIHHFGEIDGRLYVDMRLVEGRDLQEVLRQGPLESARAVAIVEQVASALHAAHRIGLVHRDVKPSNVLLDDEDFAYLIDFGIARSTDETGLTGTGNIIGTWAYLAPERISAGQLDPRSDVYALACVLHECLTGQQPYPASSLEQQISAHLTSPPPRPSQLRAGVPAQLDAVIAAGMAKDPDQRYATTKELARAAREAIAVPTAPGPVARPEPALQPPPRRAPASPPTATAPAPRPPAPYQTRARPRPVPPAPQIHTVPVSRAPVLDKPPEAEPPGDNPPWWRRKVVIILAVMIVAVAITVGIWSTVGSTGSTGNSQGQVALPIKCANDLGRGLAVDTAGAVYIACSDNSGVFKLSAGTNGPVKLPFPGGDFRGVAVDTKGAVYAICDSRVYRLPAGARTAIELPFGGLDNPWGLAVDTAGAVYVAESGKNRVLKLVSGTPVELPFWDLNKPVSVAVDTAGAVYVTDLDARLFQLPRGASTAVDVTPAPSAISMAVDTGDRIYFISGGVNQRVFKLSANSSVPLELPFDGLYNPSNIAVDNAGAVYVTDDSHRVLKLTVG
- the trmI gene encoding tRNA (adenine(58)-N(1))-methyltransferase TrmI; translated protein: MSATGPFTVGERVQLTDAKGRHYTMALAPGAEFHTHRGSIAHDAIIGQDEGSVVKSSNGALFLVLRPLLVDYIMSMPRGPQVIYPKDAAQIVHEGDIFPGARVLEAGAGSGALTCWLLRAVGPQGTVISYEQRADHAEHASRNVANFHGAQGRVPDNWQLIIGDVAGSELPDGCIDRAVLDMLAPWDVLDSVARLVIAGGVLVVYVATVTQLSKVVEAMRAQQCWTEPRSWETLQRGWNVVGLAVRPQHSMRGHTAFLVTARRLAPGAVAPAPLGRKRPGRDG
- a CDS encoding RecB family exonuclease, whose protein sequence is MTEQLVAPEPADRVHRPALSPSRAADFKQCPLLYRFRAIDRLPEAPSAAQLRGSLVHAALEQLYGLPAVQRGPDTARSLVASAWEQVIAAEPERAADFDPEQRAQLLDDARALLSGYYRLEDPTRFDPQSCEQRVEVELADGTLLRGYIDRIDVAATGELRVVDYKTGKAPPAARALAEFKAMFQMKFYAVALFRSRGVLPARLRLIYLADGQVLDYSPDRDELLRFEKTLMAIWRAIQSAGATGDFRPSPSRLCDWCSHQQHCPAFGGTPPPYPGWPELQPAETASCPA
- a CDS encoding thioesterase family protein, with protein sequence MKGCYYRRLGTDGDYQIFDSTDYTRSNWDPEIQYGSPPLALLTKLIEELSADSGLRVGRLGLDILGAIPVRPVRVRAWVERPGSRVCMMVGEMSADRVVARVTAWLIAISDTTDAASDRYPPLAEGPAQPLPATFLGIGGYFDALHWRPQQADGAAAVSWFSPLAHIVDTDPTTALQRLAAVVDCANGVGAVLDPREFFFMNTDTVVHLHRLPTGSDFALRARASVGPDGVGVTTGQVFDRDGFIGTSAQPLLVQRR
- a CDS encoding FAD-containing oxidoreductase produces the protein MTQHFDAIVVGAGQAGPPLAGRLTAAGQRVAVIERKHVGGTCVNTGCIPTKTLVASAHAAHLARRGAEYGVGTGEISVDMAKVKARKDGIMLKDRAGVEGWLEGMDGCTLYRGHARFEDPHTLRVNDEILHAERIFLNVGGRAVIPDIPGLDDVEYLTNVSILELDTVPQHLVIIGGSYIGLEFAQMYRRFGAAVTVVQRGPRLASREDEDTSATIKEILQGEGIDVVTNADDIRITKQGSSFELTPSAGANPVRGSHLLLAVGRRPNTDDLNLAAAGVQTDDQGHILVDDQLKTSVDHIWAMGDCNGRGAFTHTSYNDFEIVAANLLDDDPRRVSDRIPTHALYIDPPLGRAGLTVDEVRKSGRRALVGKRPMTRVGRAVEKGETQGFMKVVVDADSHQILGAAVFGVGGDEAIHCILDVMSAKAPYTTLSRTMHIHPTVSELIPTVLQELSPLD
- a CDS encoding glycine zipper 2TM domain-containing protein translates to MTHVLVLLLALLLGVVAGLRSLTAPTVVAWAAYLGWIGLHGTWAAWAASLVAAVIFSVLAVGELINDKLPKTPPRTATPVFAVRLIMGGLAGAILGTAWHYKWSSLGAGVIGAVLGTLGGYQARKALVAKNGGNDLPIALLEDSVAVLGGFGIVAAAAAMVPDAL
- the hisG gene encoding ATP phosphoribosyltransferase, whose translation is MLRIAVPNKGALSEPATEILSEAGYRRRTDPKDLTVIDPANNVEFFFLRPKDIAIYVGSGDLDFGITGRDLALDSDAPVQECLALGFGSSKFRYAAPAGRDWTVADLAGKRIATAYPNLVRKDLAAKGIDATVIRLDGAVEISVQLGVADAIADVVGSGRTLSLHNLVAFGEPLCDSEAVLIERAHADSQTSRAREQLVARVQGVVFGQQYLMLDYDCPRTALDRATAITPGLESPTIAPLADPDWVAVRALVPRRDINSLMDELAVIGAKAILASDIRFCRF
- a CDS encoding phosphoribosyl-ATP diphosphatase, with product MKQSLAVKTFEDLFAELGERARTRPAGSGTVAALDAGVHTLGKKILEEAGEVWLAAEHEPNEALAEEISQLLYWTQVLMISRGLTLEDVYRKL